A single region of the Poecile atricapillus isolate bPoeAtr1 chromosome 25, bPoeAtr1.hap1, whole genome shotgun sequence genome encodes:
- the SC5D gene encoding lathosterol oxidase — protein sequence MDLVLEAADRHLLTPYVYPAGWPEGEPCRQLLSLFVITNLGALALYLLFGTLSYYFIFDHELKKHPQFLENQVSREIAYALRSLPWISVPTVALFFAEVRGYSKLYDNIEDSPYGWSGVFLSMLSFLFFTDMGIYWIHRGLHHKLFYKRFHKPHHLWKIATPFASHAFHPVDGFMQSLPYHVYPFLFPLHKVTYLGLYIFVNVWTISIHDGDYRVPRLLRHVINGSAHHTDHHLYFDYNYGQYFTLWDKIGGSYKSPTSFEGKGPHDYLRKLREKDAGASNGSVASKKDPAASNGSVASKTE from the exons ATGGATCTGGTCCTGGAAGCCGCGGACCGGCACCTCCTGACGCCCTACGTGTACCCAGCGGGGTGGCCCGAGGGTGAGCCCTGCCGCCAGCTCCTCAGCCTTTTTGTCATCACCAACCTGGGGGCCCTCGCCCTCTACCTGCTCTTCGGCACCCTCAGCTACTACTTCATCTTCGACCACGAGCTCAAGAAACATCCCCAGTTCCTGGAG AACCAGGTGAGCCGGGAGATCGCCTATGCCCTGCGCTCCCTGCCCTGGATCAGCGTTCCCACCGTCGCCCTGTTCTTCGCCGAGGTGCGGGGCTACAGCAAACTCTACGACAACATCGAGGACTCCCCGTATG gctGGTCTGGTGTCTTCCTCAGCATGCtgtccttcctcttcttcaCTGACATGGGCATCTACTGGATACACCGTGGTCTCCACCACAAGCTCTTCTATAAG cgcTTCCACAAGCCACACCACCTGTGGAAGATCGCCACGCCCTTCGCCAGCCACGCCTTCCACCCCGTGGATGGCTTCATGCAGAGCCTGCCCTACCACGTGTACCCCTTCCTGTTCCCCCTGCACAAAGTCACCTACCTGGGCCTCTACATCTTCGTCAACGTCTGGACCATCTCCATCCACGACGGCGACTACCGCGTGCCGCGGCTGCTGCGCCACGTCATCAACGGCTCTGCTCACCACACCGACCACCACCTGTACTTCGACTACAACTACGGGCAGTATTTCACCCTCTGGGACAAGATTGGTGGTTCCTACAAGAGCCCCACGTCCTTTGAGGGCAAAGGTCCCCACGATTACTTGCGCAAGCTCCGAGAGAAAGACGCGGGAGCGTCCAACGGCAGCGTGGCCTCCAAGAAAGACCCGGCAGCGTCCAACGGCAGCGTGGCCTCCAAGACTGAGTAG